ATATCGTTTTTTAATTTCTTTGACCGTGTCTAATACCAATTGGGAATGTCCGTGCGCGGTGTCCACCACCAGCAGATCCACTTCTGCCTTCACTAATACTTCAGCTCGCTCCAGAGCCTTGGGACCGGAACCTACTGCAGCCGCCACCAAAAGCCTGCCCCGCGTATCTTTTACGGCATTGGGATTTTTCAGCGTCTTCTCAATGTCCTTGATAGTGATAAGGCCCTTCAGCTCTCCTGCTTTATTGATGACCAGTAATTTTTCAATCCGATGTTTGTGTAATAAATCTTTGGCTTCTTCCAGGGTCACTTTTTCGGAAACCGTCACCAAACGCTCTTTGGGAGTCATGAGTTGTGCCACACTCAGACCCATATCTTTTTCAAAACGCAAATCACGGTGGGTCAAAATACCTACTAATTTCTTCTGCTCTATGATGGGAAAACCGGAGATGCCATGTCTATTCATCAAATCGATGGCGGTTTGAATGCTTTCGTTGGGGCCTAAAGTGATAGGATCCAAAATCATTCCACTCTCACTTTTTTTCACCTTTTGAACTTCCAGCGCCTGCTCACTGATGGAGAGATTTCTATGGATAACGCCAATCCCGCCATTTTGGGCCATCACAATTGCCGACTTGGCTTCGGTGACGGTGTCCATGGCGGCAGACATGATGGGGATGTTGAGTTCGATTTGACGCGTTAACCGGGTTTTCGTACTTACTTGGTTGGGCAACACACTGCTGGGCCCTGGAAGAATTAAAACGTCATCAAAGGTAAGACCTTCTGGTATTTGTTGGGCTGTCATGATGGGCTTTTATAGGGCAGCTTTGTGGGTGTCAAGATCTGTCAGATCAAAAGCTCGACTTTTTTAAAAAAGTCAATAAAGCTAATACGTAAGATGATACTCAAGTTCAAATCTAGAGACCCAAGAAGAAATTTACCAATAGACCTCTACCGTAAAAGAGGCGAATCCAATTTTGTTGGCTTATTTGAACGTGCATTTTTGCAAGAAAACAAAAAAGGCGTCGGTGGCCGCCAATTTGCTGTGTCTGGTTTTGGTGTTGCTGACTTTATCTGGCTCAACCTTTCTGGTTTATCGTCTTTTAAAAATAACAAAGATATTAATCCAATTGATTTTTTTAAAAATCACCCTCTCATGGCTTTTGAAATGAAGCTTGGTGATTGGAAACGGGCTCTGCATCAAGCTTACCGATACTCTTATTTTGCTGACCACGTCGTTGTGGTCTTACCAATGAATAAAACTACAGCGGCATGTAACAATCTTGCTCTCTTCAAATATCTGGATATTGGTTTATGGGGTCTGGACTCTGATAAAACTATCACTAAATTTTTCACTTCCCATTCTT
This DNA window, taken from Deltaproteobacteria bacterium, encodes the following:
- the guaB gene encoding IMP dehydrogenase, producing MTAQQIPEGLTFDDVLILPGPSSVLPNQVSTKTRLTRQIELNIPIMSAAMDTVTEAKSAIVMAQNGGIGVIHRNLSISEQALEVQKVKKSESGMILDPITLGPNESIQTAIDLMNRHGISGFPIIEQKKLVGILTHRDLRFEKDMGLSVAQLMTPKERLVTVSEKVTLEEAKDLLHKHRIEKLLVINKAGELKGLITIKDIEKTLKNPNAVKDTRGRLLVAAAVGSGPKALERAEVLVKAEVDLLVVDTAHGHSQLVLDTVKEIKKRYPKIQILAGNIATAEAAQDLIASGADAVKVGVGPGSICTTRIVAGIGVPQLTAVQNVARMASKLKIPVIADGGIKFSGDITKALAAGANVVMLGGLLAGTEESPGDLVLYQGRSYKAYRGMGSLSAMRDGSADRYFQDVNVGLSKFVPEGIEGMVPSRGPLADNLYQLIGGLKSGMGYIGAKNMDELQKKARFVRITSSGLRESHVHDVTITKEAPNYRLEK